The following proteins are co-located in the Silene latifolia isolate original U9 population chromosome 1, ASM4854445v1, whole genome shotgun sequence genome:
- the LOC141610538 gene encoding putative serine/threonine-protein kinase PBL7, translating into MGVSQCNYSDSRINPVEGKSPSTILTASPLNSLSFMSNYHVNHNVVDNDDSDDDDYKYNNELKLTSLLMKMIWDFGFGCFVPSPNMEYKTRKKKNTKNGSHNIEHNKAWLLAESGGDLANCEPHSVHSSFRFSLCSQVELDSIKVANFSPSTTVLMVNLDSTSMSDSYSKEMKWRRIESLEKSISPAATSLIRFTFAEILAATSNFSADKVLGRGALSYVFRGRVGLFRTVVAIKRLDKDDKETPKAFCRELMIASSLQHPNIVPLLGFCIDPEEGLFLVYKYVSSGSLERHLHGKKRGVKGFTSLSWSVRYKVAVGIADAIAYLHNGTDRCIVHRDIKPSNILLSSKKRPKLCDFGLATWTPAPSIPFLCKTVKGTFGYLAPEYFQHGKVSDKTDVYAFGVVLLELITGRKPIESSRVQGEENLVQWAKPLLDKGDIGVETLLDPRAKITQKSSRLITQMARAASACVNTDEAYRPSINEAITLLRGEACSVKGKASFSRNGSYSQILRRTKSDMKNHLAMLEASELEEDDFLYSR; encoded by the exons atgggaGTTTCCCAATGCAATTACAGTGATTCAAGAATAAATCCAGTTGAAGGAAAAAGCCCATCAACAATACTCACAGCAAGCCCTCTAAATTCCCTTTCATTCATGTCTAATTATCATGTTAATCACAATGTTGTTGataatgatgatagtgatgatgatgattacaAGTACAATAATGAGTTAAAGTTGACATCTTTGTTAATGAAGATGATTTGGGACTTTGGTTTTGGTTGTTTTGTACCATCACCAAACATGGAGTACAAAACTAGGAAGAAGAAAAACACCAAAAATGGTAGTCACAATATAGAGCATAACAAAGCTTGGTTACTTGCAGAATCAGGTGGTGATTTGGCTAATTGTGAGCCACATTCAGTTCACTCATCTTTCAG GTTTAGTCTTTGCTCTCAAGTGGAGCTTGATTCTATCAAAGTTGCAAACTTTTCTCCATCTACAACTGTATTAATGGTGAACTTAGATAGTACGAGTATGAGTGATTCTTATTCAAAGGAGATGAAATGGCGTCGGATTGAATCTCTTGAGAAGAGTATTTCTCCTGCTGCTACTTCTTTGATTAGATTTACTTTTGCTGAAATTCTCGCTGCTACCTCTAATTTCTCTGCAG ATAAAGTGCTTGGGAGAGGTGCACTGAGCTATGTGTTTAGAGGTAGAGTTGGGTTATTTAGGACAGTCGTCGCAATTAAGAGGCTAGACAAGGATGATAAAGAGACCCCCAAGGCATTTTGTAGGGAGCTGATGATTGCTAGTTCACTTCAGCATCCAAACATTGTTCCTCTCTTGGGATTTTGTATCGATCCAGAAGAAGGGTTGTTCTTGGTCTACAAATACGTGTCAAGCGGGAGCCTTGAGCGCCATTTACATG GGAAGAAGAGAGGTGTGAAGGGTTTCACGTCACTTTCATGGTCTGTTAGATACAAGGTTGCTGTAGGAATTGCTGACGCTATTGCATATTTACACAATGGAACAGATAGATGCATTGTCCACAGAGACATCAAACCTTCCAATATTCTTCTTTCCTCCAAGAAAAGGCCAAAG TTATGTGATTTTGGATTAGCAACTTGGACTCCGGCCCCATCAATCCCTTTCCTTTGCAAAACTGTGAAAGGAACATTTGG ATACTTAGCTCCTGAGTACTTCCAGCACGGTAAGGTATCAGACAAGACCGATGTCTATGCCTTTGGAGTGGTCCTTCTAGAGCTAATAACAGGCCGAAAGCCGATAGAATCATCAAGGGTGCAAGGAGAGGAGAACTTGGTCCAATGG GCAAAGCCACTCTTGGACAAAGGTGATATAGGAGTTGAAACTTTACTAGACCCACGTGCCAAGATCACTCAGAAAAGTTCGAGACTGATTACGCAGATGGCTCGGGCTGCTTCTGCCTGTGTTAATACAGACGAAGCATATCGGCCAAGCATTAACGAAGCCATAACTCTTTTAAGGGGAGAAGCTTGCTCGGTCAAGGGCAAGGCTAGTTTCAGTCGGAATGGAAGCTATTCTCAAATACTGCGAAGAACAAAAAGCGATATGAAGAATCATTTGGCTATGCTAGAAGCTTCGGAATTAGAAGAGGACGATTTCCTGTATAGTCGATGA
- the LOC141610543 gene encoding polcalcin Che a 3-like has translation MFMSKILISLNQYTTIFCGLFSVYWGTVIMADEDTPQDIADRERIFKRFDMNGDGKISSTELGDALKTLGSVTSEEVTRMMAEIDTDGDGFISIEEFTAFARANRGLVRDVAKIF, from the coding sequence ATGTTCATGTCCAAAATCCTCATTTCATTAAACCAATACACTACAATCTTTTGTGGCTTGTTTTCTGTTTATTGGGGAACTGTGATCATGGCTGATGAGGATACGCCTCAAGACATTGCCGATAGGGAGAGAATCTTCAAACGATTTGACATGAATGGCGATGGCAAGATATCGTCCACTGAACTTGGAGACGCTCTCAAAACACTTGGGTCTGTTACCTCTGAGGAAGTTACTCGAATGATGGCTGAGATCGATACTGATGGCGACGGCTTCATTTCGATCGAGGAATTCACCGCATTCGCCCGAGCTAATCGCGGTTTGGTTAGAGATGTTGCTAAAATATTCTAG